The Desulfovibrio sp. G11 region GGGCCTGGGCGCTGGCAAGGCCTGCGCCGGGCTACGGGCGTATCGGCGCGGAAAGAGGCGGCAACACAAGCGCCAGCTTGTTTGCACTGTCAGGCGCCGTAACGGGCGTGTATTACCCCTTCGAGAACAGAGATTCCCTGAGCTTCAGTTCTGGTCTTCTCAGGGCGATCATTCAGGAGCGCCGTTCAGCTTGCCGAGGGTCAGCAACTGTTCAAGCACGCCGGAATCCGCAGGCAAAAAGTCCAGCGCCGGGGCCTCGTCAGGGCTGATCCAGCGCAGGTTCTGCCCTTCGGCGGGGCACGGCTCGCCGGAAAAATCGGTAACATGAAAGAAATACAGGCGTACGTTGAGCTTGCGGTCAGCATAGCAATGCTCCACGCACTGCCAGTAGCTGGCTTCACGTACGCCTATGCCCAGCTCTTCAGCCAGTTCGCGCCTGAGCGCTTCTTCAGGGCTTTCATCGCCTTCTATCTTGCCGCCGGGAAATTCCCAGTAGCCTTCCATAACCTTGTTGGTGGGGCGTTGCGAGGCCAGAAAGTGTCCGCCGCGCCAGATGATGCCCGCCGCCACGTCAATGGTTTGCGTGTTGTCCATTCCGGATATTTTCCTTTACACCTGACTGATCCGGGAGCACCGGGTCTGGGGCGTGTTTTGCAAGTACCCCGGGCCGGCCGCAGCATGCCCGTCAAGGGGCAATGCAGCAGGATCTGCAAGCGGCAGGCACGTTGCTGCACCCCGGCCATGCGGCCCCGAGCCTGTGGACGGAACCGCAGGCGGGCCATGCGCCGTATTCAGCCTGGATCAGTCTTCTGTATTCCACCGTGCGCGCACGGCTTCCATGCGCTCGTCAAGAGCGGTCATTTCCTCAAAGATGTCTTCGCCGCGTTTTTTGCAGGCTTCAAAACTCTTCAGCAGTTCCGCAGCCTTTTCGTGCTCGGCGTAGACTCCGGGGTCGGCCAGCTGGGCCTCCACCGTGCCCTGTTTTTCAAGCACCCCGGTAAGTTCTTTTTCCAGGGCGTCATACTTGCTTTGCAGGGGCTTGATTTCCTTGTGCAGGGCGTTGCGCTTTTCGGCCTGTTCGCGTTTGAGGCGTTTTTGCTCTTCGCGCGAAAGATTTTGTGCCGAAGCCTCCTGCGCCTGATCACCCGAAGCGTTCCGGCCGGAGGCAACGCCGCCGGAAACGGCCGGGGCCGTTTGCCCCGTACCTGCCATGCGCGAGCGGCGTTCGGCATCATATGCGGTAAAATCCGAGAACACAGTCAGGCCGCTTTTGTCAAGCTCCCATGCTTCCGCGCCCACCTGAGAGAGCAGCCAGCGGTCGTGGGCCACCATAAGCAGGGTGCCTGTGAATTTTTGCAGGGCCGATACGAGCGCCTCGCGGCTTTCAAGGTCCAGATGGTTGGTGGGTTCGTCCAGCAGCAGAAAGTTGCAGCGCTTCAGAAACAGGCTTGCCAGCACAAGACGGCTTTTTTCGCCGCCTGAAAGGCCGCTGACCTGACGGTCAAAGTATTCCTGCCCCAGCATGAACAGCCCGAGCACGCTCATAAGCTCTTCTTCTGTGGTGCGGGGGTCGGACAGGCGGCGGATTTCGCCAAGCACTGTGGTGTCGCCGCGCAGGGTGTCCATCTGGTGCTGGGTATAGTAGCCCAGCCGCACCTGGGACGAGGTGACCATATTGCCGCCGCAGCGCTCAAGATTGCCTGCCAGCAGTTTGAGCAGGGTGGACTTGCCGCAGCCGTTGTGTCCTACCAGGGCGATGCGCTGGCCGCGATACAGGGTGAAACTCAGCGGCGGCCACATTTTTTTGCCGTCGTTGAAGTGAAAGTCCAGGTCTGCGGCAGAGAGCACGATTTTTTCAGAATGCGGTGCTTCGGGCCAGGTGAAATTCAGCTCTTTGCGCTTGGGTTCCGGCCGGTAGTCTTCCAGCT contains the following coding sequences:
- a CDS encoding ABC-F family ATP-binding cassette domain-containing protein, coding for MKITIQELSKSFGGRDIFSNFSLEVDSGVRLCVCGPNGTGKSTLLRLLAGVDAPDGGRVILPRGCRMGYVEQELSEEALDTPLLTYVLDVLHDWSDFWAQWEDAAASKDEALLTELMHRQSELEARYGYNPEHRAKAVLSGLGFAERKWHRTLRELSGGWRERAKLARVLTAGADVLLLDEPTNHLDMEAVEWLESFLLDFKGALVFVAHDRRFMDTVGTHVLYLGLSRPVFRKATYTQFLTLQDEYNAQREREARALKDELDRKMAFVERFRAKATKARQAGSRQKMAKKLEKELEDYRPEPKRKELNFTWPEAPHSEKIVLSAADLDFHFNDGKKMWPPLSFTLYRGQRIALVGHNGCGKSTLLKLLAGNLERCGGNMVTSSQVRLGYYTQHQMDTLRGDTTVLGEIRRLSDPRTTEEELMSVLGLFMLGQEYFDRQVSGLSGGEKSRLVLASLFLKRCNFLLLDEPTNHLDLESREALVSALQKFTGTLLMVAHDRWLLSQVGAEAWELDKSGLTVFSDFTAYDAERRSRMAGTGQTAPAVSGGVASGRNASGDQAQEASAQNLSREEQKRLKREQAEKRNALHKEIKPLQSKYDALEKELTGVLEKQGTVEAQLADPGVYAEHEKAAELLKSFEACKKRGEDIFEEMTALDERMEAVRARWNTED
- a CDS encoding (deoxy)nucleoside triphosphate pyrophosphohydrolase — its product is MDNTQTIDVAAGIIWRGGHFLASQRPTNKVMEGYWEFPGGKIEGDESPEEALRRELAEELGIGVREASYWQCVEHCYADRKLNVRLYFFHVTDFSGEPCPAEGQNLRWISPDEAPALDFLPADSGVLEQLLTLGKLNGAPE